Proteins from a genomic interval of Rhodococcus rhodochrous:
- a CDS encoding helicase HerA-like domain-containing protein, with translation MTDKPENTAATIAAGYEVIGEALELGAVVLDGVADPEAPVRIPLATLDRHVLVAGATGTGKTKTLQVMAEQLSAAGVPVVMADMKSDLSGLSAAGEPDDAVITRAADTGDEDWTPTGHPVAFYSLGTDGVGIPVRVTVTSLGPLLLSKVLGLNATQESTLGLIFHWADRNGLPLLDLADLRQVIRHLASDEGRGAVSPATAGVILRAVVDLENAGGDGFFGEPELEVEDLLRVIDGQGTINLFEFGDEATRPALFLTFLMWLLADLFQSLPEVGDVDTPRLVFFFDEAHLLFTDASKAFLQQIEQTVKLIRSKGVGVVFCTRSPTDIPRSVLSQVGARIQHALRAFTPEDEAALAEVVRTFPKTDAYDLADALTGLGTGEAIVTVLSELGAPTPVAWTRLRPPHSLMGTVGESAMRASAQANPLYGKYGRTIDRESAYEKLTASVVEATDVEPVPDVPRQAPDDAGVSVVEQVLGSAAVRSFIRSAASAAGREIGRSLFGTGRRRRR, from the coding sequence ATGACCGACAAGCCGGAGAACACTGCCGCGACCATCGCGGCCGGGTACGAGGTGATCGGCGAGGCGCTGGAACTGGGCGCCGTCGTGCTCGACGGCGTCGCCGATCCCGAGGCGCCGGTGCGTATCCCGCTCGCCACACTCGATCGTCACGTGCTGGTCGCCGGTGCGACCGGCACGGGCAAGACCAAGACGCTGCAGGTCATGGCGGAACAGCTGTCGGCGGCGGGGGTTCCGGTGGTGATGGCCGACATGAAGTCCGACCTGTCGGGTCTGTCGGCCGCCGGTGAGCCGGACGATGCGGTGATCACCCGTGCGGCCGACACCGGCGACGAGGACTGGACGCCCACAGGACATCCCGTGGCCTTCTACTCGCTCGGCACCGACGGGGTCGGTATCCCCGTCCGCGTCACCGTCACCTCGTTGGGGCCGCTCCTGCTCTCGAAGGTCCTGGGGCTCAACGCTACTCAGGAATCCACCCTCGGGCTGATCTTCCACTGGGCCGACCGCAACGGCCTGCCGCTGCTCGATCTCGCCGACCTGCGGCAGGTGATCCGGCACCTGGCGAGCGACGAAGGGCGCGGCGCCGTGTCGCCGGCGACCGCGGGCGTCATCCTCCGTGCGGTCGTCGACCTCGAGAACGCGGGCGGTGACGGATTCTTCGGCGAACCCGAACTGGAGGTCGAGGACCTGCTGCGGGTGATCGACGGTCAGGGCACGATCAACCTGTTCGAGTTCGGCGACGAGGCCACCCGCCCCGCCCTGTTCTTGACGTTCCTGATGTGGTTGCTCGCCGACCTGTTCCAGTCGCTTCCGGAGGTCGGCGACGTCGACACGCCGCGGCTCGTGTTCTTCTTCGACGAGGCGCATCTGCTCTTCACCGATGCGTCGAAGGCGTTCCTGCAGCAGATCGAACAGACCGTGAAACTCATCCGGTCCAAGGGCGTCGGCGTGGTCTTCTGCACGCGGTCGCCCACCGACATCCCGCGGAGTGTGCTGTCGCAGGTCGGAGCGCGGATCCAGCACGCGCTGCGCGCCTTCACGCCCGAGGACGAGGCCGCGCTCGCGGAGGTCGTGCGCACCTTCCCGAAGACCGACGCCTACGACCTCGCCGACGCTCTGACCGGCCTGGGGACCGGTGAGGCGATCGTGACGGTCCTGTCCGAGCTGGGTGCGCCCACGCCCGTGGCCTGGACGCGCCTGCGACCGCCGCATTCGCTGATGGGCACGGTGGGGGAGAGCGCGATGCGTGCGTCGGCGCAGGCGAACCCCCTCTACGGGAAGTACGGCCGCACCATCGATCGTGAATCGGCCTACGAGAAGCTCACCGCGTCGGTGGTCGAGGCGACCGACGTCGAACCCGTCCCGGACGTGCCGCGGCAGGCGCCGGACGACGCCGGGGTGTCGGTCGTGGAGCAGGTGCTCGGCAGTGCGGCGGTGCGCAGTTTCATCCGGTCGGCGGCGTCCGCGGCCGGTCGGGAGATCGGCCGGAGCCTCTTCGGCACGGGACGCCGCCGACGGCGGTGA
- the cmrA gene encoding mycolate reductase (Catalyzes the final step in mycolic acid biosynthesis.) — MTLPNPHPDARAVVTGASSGIGEALATELAARGHSLILVARRGEVMEALAEILREKHGVTVEVRACDLSDRDARTPLVDELGRRRISILCNNAGIATFGAVAELDAAYERAQVELNAVAVHDLTLAVLPQMVERNSGAILMVGSAAGNMPIPNNATYAATKAFVNTFSESLRGELKGTGVHVTLLAPGPVRTEEPDPAEASIVDKLVPDFLWISSEHTAKVSLDALAANRMRIVPGVISKAMSAAGQFSPRSISAPIAGAFYKKLGGN, encoded by the coding sequence GTGACTCTGCCGAATCCCCATCCCGATGCCCGTGCCGTCGTCACCGGAGCGTCCTCCGGCATCGGCGAGGCCCTCGCAACCGAACTCGCCGCCCGCGGCCACTCACTGATCCTGGTCGCCCGTCGCGGAGAGGTGATGGAGGCCCTCGCCGAGATCCTGCGCGAGAAGCACGGCGTGACCGTCGAGGTGCGCGCGTGCGATCTGTCCGACCGCGACGCACGGACACCGCTCGTCGACGAACTCGGACGTCGGCGCATCAGCATCCTGTGCAACAACGCCGGTATCGCCACCTTCGGTGCGGTCGCCGAACTCGACGCGGCCTACGAGCGGGCACAGGTCGAGCTCAACGCCGTCGCCGTGCACGACCTCACCCTCGCGGTGCTGCCGCAGATGGTCGAGCGGAACTCCGGCGCCATCCTCATGGTGGGTTCGGCCGCCGGCAACATGCCGATCCCGAACAACGCCACCTACGCCGCGACGAAGGCGTTCGTCAACACCTTCTCCGAGTCGCTGCGCGGCGAACTCAAGGGCACCGGCGTGCACGTCACGCTGCTCGCCCCCGGCCCGGTCCGCACCGAGGAACCCGACCCGGCCGAGGCGTCGATCGTCGACAAGCTGGTTCCGGACTTCCTGTGGATCTCGAGCGAGCACACCGCGAAGGTCTCGCTCGACGCGCTCGCCGCGAACCGGATGCGCATCGTGCCCGGCGTGATCAGCAAGGCCATGTCGGCCGCCGGTCAGTTCTCGCCGCGGTCGATCTCGGCCCCGATCGCCGGCGCCTTCTACAAGAAGCTCGGCGGCAACTGA
- a CDS encoding MFS transporter codes for MNAFTDTASGAGEAATRRQVVSWGLWDWGSAAFNAVILTFVFSVYLTDAVGDDLPGGISASTWLGWSLGIAGFVIAVTAPVSGQRYDAAGRRKWSLGILTAVTVAAMAAMYFVRDDYHYLWLGLVLLGVASVMAELAQVPYNSMLRQVSTPDDIGRVSGFGWAMGYFGGIVLLLLCYTGFIAGDGDTRGFLGVPTEDGTNIRLVALFAAVWFAVFAVPVLLAVPEKPVARGDVARRAGLVESYRVLWRDLTELWRADRRTIWYLGASALFRDGLAGVFTFGAVLAVTVYGIGAGDVLIFGVAANVVSAVGALVAGRVDDRVGPKAVIVGSLVAMIATGIVLLVVSGPTMFWIFGLVLCLFVGPAQSSARTFLARLTPPGREGQMFGLYATTGRAVSFLAPTLFGFFAWWFGTDRAGIVGLLIVLGAGLVALLAVRAPETSETV; via the coding sequence ATGAATGCGTTCACGGACACGGCGAGCGGGGCCGGGGAGGCCGCGACACGTCGTCAGGTCGTCTCGTGGGGTCTGTGGGACTGGGGTTCCGCGGCGTTCAACGCCGTGATCCTGACGTTCGTGTTCTCCGTCTATCTCACCGACGCGGTCGGCGACGACCTGCCGGGCGGGATCTCGGCGAGCACCTGGCTCGGATGGTCGCTCGGTATCGCCGGGTTCGTCATCGCTGTGACCGCGCCGGTGTCGGGTCAGCGGTACGACGCCGCCGGGCGGCGGAAGTGGTCGCTGGGCATCCTCACCGCGGTCACCGTCGCGGCGATGGCGGCGATGTACTTCGTGCGCGACGACTACCACTATCTGTGGCTCGGTCTGGTCCTGCTCGGTGTGGCGTCCGTGATGGCCGAGCTCGCGCAGGTGCCCTACAACTCGATGTTGCGTCAGGTGTCGACGCCGGACGACATCGGACGGGTGTCGGGTTTCGGTTGGGCGATGGGCTATTTCGGTGGCATCGTGCTCCTGCTGCTGTGCTACACCGGGTTCATCGCCGGCGACGGCGACACCCGCGGCTTCCTCGGGGTGCCCACCGAGGACGGCACCAACATCCGGCTCGTCGCGCTGTTCGCGGCCGTGTGGTTCGCGGTGTTCGCCGTGCCCGTGCTCCTCGCCGTCCCGGAGAAACCGGTCGCGCGTGGCGACGTCGCCCGCCGCGCCGGTTTGGTCGAGTCCTATCGCGTGCTGTGGCGCGACCTGACGGAGTTGTGGCGGGCGGATCGTCGCACCATCTGGTATCTCGGGGCGTCGGCGTTGTTCCGGGACGGCCTCGCCGGTGTCTTCACCTTCGGCGCGGTCCTCGCCGTCACGGTCTACGGGATCGGAGCGGGCGACGTGCTGATCTTCGGTGTCGCCGCGAACGTCGTGTCCGCGGTGGGCGCACTGGTGGCCGGACGCGTCGACGACCGGGTCGGACCCAAGGCGGTCATCGTGGGTTCACTTGTCGCCATGATCGCGACCGGCATCGTCCTGCTCGTGGTCTCGGGTCCGACGATGTTCTGGATCTTCGGTCTGGTGCTGTGCCTGTTCGTCGGCCCCGCCCAGTCGTCGGCGCGCACCTTCCTGGCGCGACTCACTCCACCGGGCCGGGAAGGGCAGATGTTCGGTCTCTACGCGACGACGGGACGCGCGGTGTCGTTCCTGGCACCGACGCTGTTCGGGTTCTTCGCGTGGTGGTTCGGCACCGACCGGGCAGGCATCGTGGGATTGCTGATCGTGCTCGGCGCGGGCTTGGTGGCGTTGCTCGCCGTGCGGGCTCCCGAGACGTCCGAGACGGTGTGA
- a CDS encoding SGNH/GDSL hydrolase family protein: MTMPRLLRRSGVIACAAIAFTTVGTVACADTEDTAPAADYASYVALGDSFTSGPGIPPQTEGDPCGRSASNYPTLVATDLGIEDFVDASCGAATSLDFAMPQTTFRGATVPPQYDALRPDTELVTVGIGGNDIGLVQLALGCVNLSAPPEGTSCAITNAPDGTDRVDAAIDAFAPVYTTVIDEIRRRSPEARIVLVGYPTGIRDGGCFPEQRMWPEDATYLQAKIDRLNTVMREQAEAAEADYVDLRESSRHHDACADPETRWMAGLQPTAGSIPLHPNAAGHRNAADQVLATITD; encoded by the coding sequence GTGACGATGCCGAGACTCCTCCGACGGTCGGGTGTCATCGCCTGCGCCGCAATCGCGTTCACGACCGTGGGCACGGTCGCCTGCGCCGACACGGAGGACACGGCCCCGGCTGCGGACTACGCGTCGTACGTCGCCCTGGGAGACTCGTTCACCTCCGGGCCCGGCATCCCGCCGCAGACCGAAGGTGATCCGTGCGGGCGGTCGGCGAGCAACTACCCCACCCTCGTCGCGACCGATCTCGGTATCGAGGACTTCGTCGACGCGTCGTGCGGTGCCGCCACCTCCCTCGACTTCGCGATGCCGCAGACCACCTTCCGTGGCGCGACGGTGCCACCGCAGTACGACGCGCTGCGCCCCGACACCGAACTCGTCACCGTCGGTATCGGCGGCAACGACATCGGTCTCGTCCAACTGGCGTTGGGGTGCGTCAATCTCTCGGCACCGCCCGAGGGCACGTCGTGCGCGATCACGAACGCACCGGACGGCACCGACCGTGTCGACGCCGCCATCGACGCCTTCGCGCCCGTCTACACCACGGTGATCGACGAGATCCGCCGGCGCTCCCCGGAGGCACGCATCGTGCTCGTCGGCTACCCCACCGGGATCCGCGACGGCGGATGCTTCCCCGAACAGCGGATGTGGCCCGAGGACGCGACCTATCTGCAGGCGAAGATCGACCGGTTGAACACCGTCATGCGTGAACAGGCCGAGGCCGCGGAGGCGGACTACGTCGACCTGCGTGAGTCGAGCCGCCACCACGACGCGTGCGCCGATCCGGAGACCCGGTGGATGGCCGGTCTGCAGCCGACCGCCGGATCGATCCCGCTGCATCCGAACGCGGCCGGGCACCGCAACGCCGCCGACCAGGTGCTGGCCACGATCACCGACTGA
- a CDS encoding acyl-CoA thioesterase translates to MTDVSVTTHVFDAAVDLFEVRDDRTEGHTHPAYANMVGPFGGITAATLLRAVERHPDVLGMPLSLTINYAGPIADGPFDIAVRPVRTNRTTQHWSIELSQDGEVATTATAVFGLRRPTWSSTELQAPAAPAPDSLEPTPLPDFIAWARNYEMRYTAGVVPEEGSTEVADSTSTLWVRDVPPRPLDFASLTAMCDIFYPRAFLRLGRVLPAGTVSMTVYFHADPETVAAQSDNPVLATARANRFEQGFFDQSAQLWGRDGVLLATSHQIVYFKA, encoded by the coding sequence ATGACCGACGTCTCGGTGACCACTCATGTCTTCGACGCTGCCGTCGACCTGTTCGAGGTCCGGGACGATCGCACCGAAGGGCACACGCACCCCGCCTACGCGAACATGGTCGGTCCGTTCGGTGGCATCACCGCCGCGACTCTCCTCCGAGCGGTCGAACGACACCCGGACGTCCTCGGCATGCCGCTGTCCCTGACGATCAACTACGCCGGTCCCATCGCCGACGGACCGTTCGACATCGCGGTGCGACCGGTGCGCACGAACCGGACCACCCAGCACTGGTCGATCGAACTGTCGCAGGACGGCGAGGTCGCCACCACCGCGACGGCCGTCTTCGGTCTCCGTCGCCCCACCTGGTCGTCGACCGAACTGCAGGCGCCGGCCGCCCCTGCACCCGACTCGCTCGAGCCGACACCGCTGCCCGACTTCATCGCGTGGGCACGCAACTACGAGATGCGGTACACCGCGGGAGTCGTTCCCGAGGAGGGCAGCACGGAGGTCGCCGACTCCACGTCGACGCTGTGGGTCCGCGACGTCCCGCCGCGCCCTCTCGACTTCGCCTCGCTCACCGCGATGTGCGACATCTTCTACCCCCGCGCCTTCCTTCGTCTGGGTCGGGTGCTGCCGGCCGGCACGGTCTCGATGACCGTCTACTTCCACGCGGACCCGGAGACCGTTGCCGCGCAATCCGACAACCCCGTACTCGCGACCGCACGCGCGAATCGTTTCGAACAGGGCTTCTTCGACCAGAGCGCACAACTGTGGGGACGCGACGGCGTTCTCCTCGCGACCTCGCACCAGATCGTCTACTTCAAGGCCTGA
- a CDS encoding TetR/AcrR family transcriptional regulator — MIASAIALMSERGVAATSFRDVLEHSGAPRGSIYHHFPGGKAQLVEEATDQAATRIERSLTAKVDGLGVVETVRAVVDLWREGLVATDYVAGCPVVAAGLGTEPRARARAAEAFDTFVDVVTRSLVADGVGAERARSLANLVIAALEGALVVAQAQRSPAPLDAVVAELEVLLAPVVG, encoded by the coding sequence ATGATCGCCAGCGCGATCGCGCTGATGAGCGAACGAGGTGTCGCGGCCACATCGTTCCGGGACGTGCTCGAGCACAGCGGGGCGCCGCGCGGCTCCATCTACCACCACTTTCCCGGCGGCAAGGCCCAACTCGTCGAAGAGGCCACAGACCAGGCCGCAACCCGGATCGAGCGGTCGCTGACGGCGAAGGTCGACGGTCTCGGCGTGGTGGAGACGGTGCGCGCCGTCGTCGACCTGTGGCGCGAGGGTCTCGTGGCCACCGACTACGTCGCGGGATGCCCGGTGGTGGCCGCAGGTCTCGGGACCGAACCGCGGGCGCGCGCACGAGCAGCGGAGGCCTTCGACACCTTCGTCGACGTCGTCACGCGGTCCCTGGTGGCCGACGGCGTCGGCGCGGAGCGTGCGCGGTCGTTGGCGAACCTGGTCATCGCAGCTCTGGAGGGCGCACTGGTGGTGGCCCAGGCGCAGCGCAGTCCGGCTCCGCTCGATGCGGTCGTCGCCGAACTCGAGGTGCTGCTCGCCCCGGTCGTGGGCTGA
- a CDS encoding alpha/beta fold hydrolase produces MASTEPATYDDLTFDVRVAGPRDGTPVVLLHGFPETSRSWTPVARLLVERGFRVIAPDQRGYSPGARPTGVEHYGVPALAGDVLGLLDEFELDRVHLVGHDWGAAVAWYFAAHNPDRVSALTAVSVPHLAAYGWALREDADQRERSSYIGLFREEGKAEDLLLADDARRLRAMFTSAVDHDSVDHYVAAMSAPGALTAALNWYRAMTRDLDSTPPVRVPTTYIWSTADIAIGRAGAERCGEFVDAEYDFVVLPDVSHWIPEEAPDEIANAITRRRNG; encoded by the coding sequence ATGGCATCGACCGAACCCGCCACCTACGACGACCTGACCTTCGACGTGCGTGTGGCGGGTCCGAGGGACGGCACACCCGTCGTGCTCCTGCACGGCTTCCCCGAGACATCACGCAGCTGGACGCCGGTGGCGCGCCTGCTCGTCGAGCGCGGTTTCCGCGTGATCGCCCCCGACCAGCGCGGATACTCCCCCGGTGCCCGGCCGACCGGCGTCGAGCACTACGGGGTGCCGGCACTCGCCGGCGACGTCCTCGGCCTGCTCGACGAGTTCGAGCTCGATCGCGTCCACCTCGTCGGGCACGACTGGGGCGCCGCTGTGGCGTGGTACTTCGCCGCCCACAATCCCGACCGCGTCTCGGCGTTGACCGCGGTCTCGGTCCCCCACCTCGCTGCCTACGGCTGGGCGTTGCGGGAGGACGCCGACCAGCGCGAACGCTCCTCCTACATCGGGCTCTTCCGCGAGGAGGGCAAGGCGGAGGACCTCCTCCTCGCCGACGACGCGCGGCGCCTGCGGGCGATGTTCACCTCCGCCGTCGACCACGACTCGGTCGACCACTACGTCGCCGCCATGTCCGCGCCGGGCGCTCTCACCGCCGCCCTGAACTGGTATCGCGCCATGACGCGGGATCTCGATTCGACTCCCCCGGTCCGCGTCCCGACGACCTACATCTGGAGCACCGCCGACATCGCGATCGGCCGCGCCGGCGCCGAACGGTGCGGCGAGTTCGTAGACGCCGAGTACGACTTCGTGGTCCTGCCCGACGTCTCGCACTGGATTCCGGAGGAGGCCCCGGACGAGATCGCGAACGCGATCACGCGGCGGCGGAACGGCTGA
- a CDS encoding TetR family transcriptional regulator, translating into MSTASVPPPTTRAERKERTRQALLDAALDLSADRGLGGLSLREVARHAGIVPTAFYRHFSSMDELGVALAADTMRVLRRLLRDARRTPGPAGARQSLDVLVQQVRAHKAAFRFLARERHGGVPEVAAAISVELRLLTSELAADLGRSPGLEDWDFDDLEMAADLLVTAMLDFVLDLLAVERPGSAQESEVVTRAEKQMRLILLGAAAWRPRRTSGDR; encoded by the coding sequence GTGTCCACCGCTTCCGTACCTCCGCCGACCACACGCGCCGAACGCAAGGAACGCACACGTCAGGCGCTTCTCGACGCCGCCCTCGACCTGTCCGCCGACCGGGGACTCGGCGGGCTGAGCCTGAGGGAGGTGGCCCGTCACGCGGGCATCGTGCCCACGGCGTTCTACCGGCACTTCTCGTCCATGGACGAGCTCGGTGTCGCCCTTGCCGCGGACACGATGCGGGTGCTGCGGCGCCTGCTGCGCGACGCGCGTCGCACACCCGGCCCGGCAGGTGCGCGGCAATCCCTCGACGTGCTGGTCCAGCAGGTACGGGCACACAAAGCGGCCTTCCGGTTCCTGGCACGCGAACGCCACGGCGGCGTTCCCGAGGTCGCCGCCGCGATCTCCGTCGAACTGCGCCTGCTGACCAGCGAGCTCGCCGCCGACCTGGGCCGCTCCCCGGGACTCGAAGACTGGGATTTCGACGATCTCGAGATGGCCGCCGACCTGCTGGTGACCGCGATGCTCGATTTCGTCCTCGACCTGCTCGCCGTCGAACGTCCCGGCAGCGCGCAGGAATCGGAGGTGGTCACGCGCGCGGAGAAACAGATGCGTCTGATCCTGCTGGGCGCGGCGGCGTGGCGGCCGCGACGGACGTCCGGCGACCGGTGA
- a CDS encoding ferredoxin reductase has translation MIVRDRPTPVPRPGSLRKLLVEALGMLSYPHHPDRYLELADPLLVTSANYARITDVDRSATDSLTVTVRPAQPCRPLPGQYVTVSVRIDGVRHTRCYSPTLVDAGSKRRPDLRFTIGRHPEGTVSRHLHDRAQVGDVVELGSPVGEFVLPSPRPRRLLFVAAGSGLTPVLSMLSGLVAEGYDGSAVLLYYTRTPGHVPRRAELEALADRPNIEIVHAHTRSDDGMLQGRFDRSHLAAVAPWYADTPTFVCGPAEMVTSIREVYAERGAETMVNTEEFVLAPPVVSTDDAGGEISFAESGVVAENTGSTLLEQAEAAGLTPEHGCRMGICHSCTAVRLSGCTRDVRTGDVDSEPGRRIRICVNAPVGDVAVEL, from the coding sequence ATGATCGTGCGCGACCGTCCGACACCCGTCCCGCGCCCAGGTTCGTTGCGAAAGCTGCTGGTAGAGGCGCTTGGAATGCTGTCCTATCCGCATCACCCGGACCGCTACCTGGAACTCGCCGACCCGCTTCTCGTCACGTCGGCGAATTATGCCCGGATTACAGATGTGGACCGAAGTGCCACCGATTCGCTCACGGTCACGGTGCGCCCCGCGCAGCCGTGCCGACCCCTTCCCGGGCAGTACGTGACCGTGTCGGTCCGCATCGACGGCGTGCGGCACACGCGCTGCTACTCGCCGACGCTCGTCGACGCGGGGTCGAAGCGCCGGCCCGATCTGCGGTTCACTATCGGCAGGCATCCCGAGGGCACCGTCTCGCGCCACCTCCACGACCGTGCGCAGGTCGGAGACGTCGTCGAACTCGGTTCTCCCGTAGGCGAGTTCGTGCTGCCGAGTCCGCGTCCCCGACGCCTGCTGTTCGTCGCCGCGGGCTCCGGGCTGACGCCGGTGCTGTCGATGCTGTCCGGTCTCGTCGCCGAGGGGTACGACGGGTCCGCCGTGCTGCTCTACTACACCCGCACCCCCGGACACGTTCCGCGCCGCGCCGAACTCGAGGCGCTCGCGGACCGGCCCAACATCGAGATCGTCCACGCCCACACCCGCTCCGACGACGGGATGCTGCAGGGGCGGTTCGACCGCAGTCACCTCGCGGCCGTCGCACCCTGGTACGCCGACACGCCCACCTTCGTGTGCGGTCCGGCGGAGATGGTCACGAGCATTCGCGAGGTCTACGCGGAGCGGGGCGCCGAGACCATGGTGAACACCGAGGAATTCGTCCTCGCGCCTCCGGTCGTGTCGACGGACGATGCCGGCGGTGAGATCTCATTCGCCGAATCCGGAGTCGTTGCCGAGAACACCGGGTCGACGCTGCTCGAGCAGGCCGAAGCGGCCGGGCTCACGCCCGAACACGGATGCCGCATGGGCATCTGCCACAGCTGCACCGCCGTCCGGCTGTCGGGGTGCACGCGCGACGTGCGTACCGGCGACGTCGATTCGGAACCCGGCCGCCGCATCCGGATCTGTGTCAATGCCCCGGTCGGCGACGTCGCCGTCGAACTCTGA
- a CDS encoding fatty acid desaturase family protein: MFGLSLPTVPFLPFLSGRSSAVENEPLVLDHDSVEEIGRELDALREQTLASLGDEDREYLYRIIRAQRGFEIAGRGLLFVGFLPPAWVAGVAALSVSKILDNMEIGHNVMHGQYDWMREPSLNSRVFEWDTVCPSDQWRHSHNYVHHTYTNILGQDRDIGYGILRMDPAQKWHPYYLGNPVYATALMFLFEWGVMMHDAEVDRIVAGKRSWRDVIPIAKGWWRKARRQVIKDYIAFPLLSGPMFVPTLLGNVTANVVRNVWAYSIIFCGHFPSGVQSFTEEETADETRGEWYVRQMLGSANITGSPLFHIMSGNLSHQIEHHLFPDLPAHRYPELAPKVRELCDKHGLPYNTGGLTAQVTSVWKKIFTLALPPGWFAPEPESQVIIQRRRSTDRRLDDAGTLADDTIEGVDHGGKIRA; this comes from the coding sequence ATGTTCGGATTGTCCCTACCCACTGTCCCCTTCCTACCCTTCCTGTCCGGCCGCAGTTCTGCGGTCGAGAACGAACCGCTCGTCCTCGACCACGACAGTGTCGAGGAGATCGGCCGCGAACTCGACGCGCTGCGGGAGCAGACGCTCGCATCACTCGGTGACGAGGACCGCGAGTACCTCTACCGGATCATCAGGGCGCAGCGCGGATTCGAGATCGCCGGTCGCGGTCTGCTCTTCGTCGGATTCCTCCCGCCCGCATGGGTCGCCGGTGTCGCGGCGCTGAGCGTGTCGAAGATCCTCGACAACATGGAGATCGGGCACAACGTCATGCACGGTCAGTACGACTGGATGCGGGAACCGTCGCTGAATTCCCGTGTCTTCGAATGGGACACGGTGTGCCCGTCGGACCAGTGGCGACACTCGCACAACTACGTGCACCACACCTACACCAACATCCTGGGCCAGGACCGCGACATCGGATACGGGATCCTGCGCATGGACCCGGCCCAGAAGTGGCATCCCTACTATCTCGGCAACCCGGTCTACGCGACCGCCCTCATGTTCCTGTTCGAGTGGGGCGTGATGATGCACGACGCGGAGGTCGACCGGATCGTCGCCGGCAAGCGGTCGTGGCGCGACGTGATCCCGATCGCGAAGGGATGGTGGCGCAAGGCCCGCCGTCAGGTGATCAAGGACTACATCGCGTTCCCACTGCTGAGCGGCCCGATGTTCGTCCCGACCCTGCTGGGCAACGTCACCGCCAACGTGGTGCGCAACGTGTGGGCGTACTCGATCATCTTCTGCGGCCACTTCCCGTCCGGCGTGCAGTCCTTCACCGAGGAGGAGACCGCCGACGAGACCCGTGGTGAGTGGTACGTCCGGCAGATGCTGGGCAGCGCGAACATCACCGGTTCCCCGCTGTTCCACATCATGTCCGGCAACCTGTCGCACCAGATCGAGCACCACCTGTTCCCCGACCTGCCGGCGCACCGCTATCCGGAGCTCGCCCCGAAGGTCAGGGAACTGTGCGACAAGCACGGACTTCCGTACAACACCGGTGGCCTCACCGCCCAGGTGACGTCGGTGTGGAAGAAGATCTTCACGCTTGCTCTCCCGCCCGGCTGGTTCGCGCCCGAACCCGAGTCGCAGGTGATCATCCAACGTCGTCGCTCCACCGATCGCCGGCTCGACGATGCGGGTACCCTCGCGGACGACACGATCGAGGGGGTCGACCATGGTGGGAAGATTCGAGCGTAA
- a CDS encoding alpha/beta hydrolase produces the protein MALDDHAAGLIAGLRQQGFTSFSQMTVDQVRATIATFTDLQLPPQDVERVDETHYESDGTRLPLRIYTPGADTGPRPVVLYFHGGGFVAGDLTVVDEPARAVARATGATVVTAGYRLAPEHPFPAAADDAWAALQWVTAHIAAHGGDPHNLVVMGDSAGGNLAAGVALRVRDEGAPALRGQVLIYPALDRAADLPSRHEFAEGYIVTAADMDWFLDRYFTSPEDADTPYALPARAAGVDGLPPTLVITTENEVLRDEGELYGRRLREAGVDVTIRRFDGLVHGAFWMSGAVPRSGEMRDEVAGFVTRTTSSVPAR, from the coding sequence ATGGCACTCGACGACCACGCCGCCGGCCTCATCGCAGGACTTCGGCAGCAGGGATTCACGTCGTTCTCGCAGATGACGGTCGATCAGGTCCGCGCGACGATCGCGACCTTCACCGACCTCCAACTCCCACCGCAGGACGTCGAGCGTGTGGACGAGACCCACTACGAGAGCGACGGCACCCGTCTCCCCCTCCGGATCTACACCCCCGGGGCCGACACCGGGCCGCGTCCGGTGGTGCTCTACTTCCACGGCGGCGGGTTCGTCGCGGGTGACCTCACCGTCGTGGACGAACCGGCGCGGGCGGTCGCCCGCGCGACCGGGGCCACCGTCGTGACCGCGGGATACCGCCTGGCGCCGGAACATCCGTTCCCCGCAGCGGCCGACGACGCGTGGGCTGCGTTGCAGTGGGTCACCGCGCACATCGCCGCGCACGGCGGCGACCCGCACAACCTGGTGGTGATGGGCGACAGCGCCGGTGGCAACCTCGCAGCAGGAGTCGCGTTGCGGGTCCGTGACGAAGGCGCACCGGCGCTGCGCGGACAGGTATTGATCTACCCGGCGCTGGACCGCGCTGCCGACCTGCCCTCGCGCCACGAGTTCGCCGAGGGGTACATCGTCACGGCAGCCGACATGGACTGGTTCCTCGACCGGTACTTCACCTCACCCGAGGACGCAGATACTCCGTATGCGCTTCCCGCACGCGCGGCCGGTGTCGACGGCCTGCCACCGACCCTGGTGATCACCACCGAGAACGAGGTGCTCCGCGACGAAGGTGAGCTCTACGGACGACGGCTACGCGAGGCCGGCGTGGACGTGACGATCCGCCGGTTCGACGGGCTCGTGCACGGCGCCTTCTGGATGTCGGGTGCGGTGCCGCGCAGCGGCGAGATGCGCGACGAGGTGGCCGGGTTCGTCACCCGCACCACCTCGAGCGTCCCCGCGCGGTAG